A stretch of Thermodesulforhabdus norvegica DNA encodes these proteins:
- a CDS encoding transglutaminase-like domain-containing protein, with the protein MSSTEKALVPEEIIIENIRYSVKARNLMPWGRSIPEDLFMNYVLPHRISQEPVVNWRPYFFARLSHEVINEKSMMDAALNVLNWFYNRVNYEPSDPRDLDPLSLIRRGRGRCEEINIAVIAGLRSVAIPARHVWVPAWSHTDGNHSWIEVYLDDGKWHYIDPSSCSGQFDSAWFSPYIPSAPVIFTHSLQDNSCRVYRAGPYDRICELTDGYSSTVQISVVPEIGNKTGHDEVIVTINVVNGGRLRPLFSSVTSTGKPVRFSLSPGTYVISAAIAPLPPIYKCVKADSDTRVVIDLNTNDNPSSQSFSCTISPTRNRKSRINSRTPTTCPKRDNQKKLKRVISRWIGEPEDTDVVEKLASVGPSVFKLLSAVENLQKDEKELTKKLISVTPPKELVSANPHRLIEYLRHVKNIADPKIPGHIFELFLLNPRILVEPVDWKLPKIFSLLPHHKGETLFQRAIEIGNILEGIRIQKCALLPPAVTPWQILTSGLACSERDKKIAAVALFRSAGHPAVFIDYAEAVAVYHEGTWYAFNPDDKKNPLRPLRFGELAVKFSGNEKYCSSSPPLRYLRDFCLSKWTGRRFLPVRGAGPVWNKDTCSYNFTLFPGIYDLSVVRRNPPDRNLLLRRIVLKKDEAIQIELP; encoded by the coding sequence ATGTCCTCAACGGAAAAGGCTCTGGTACCGGAAGAAATTATTATAGAAAACATAAGATACTCCGTTAAGGCGAGAAATTTGATGCCCTGGGGTCGTTCAATCCCCGAAGACCTCTTTATGAATTACGTTTTACCCCACCGTATTTCTCAGGAACCGGTTGTAAACTGGAGACCCTACTTTTTCGCCCGGCTTTCCCACGAGGTGATCAACGAGAAAAGCATGATGGATGCCGCCTTAAACGTTTTGAATTGGTTTTACAACAGAGTGAACTATGAGCCCTCCGATCCCCGGGATCTCGATCCGCTTTCACTGATCAGGCGGGGCCGGGGAAGGTGCGAAGAGATAAACATTGCCGTTATAGCCGGTCTGCGAAGTGTGGCCATACCCGCAAGGCATGTCTGGGTGCCTGCGTGGAGTCACACAGACGGCAATCATAGCTGGATTGAAGTATATCTGGATGACGGGAAATGGCATTACATCGATCCGTCCTCGTGCTCAGGGCAGTTCGATTCCGCCTGGTTCTCTCCATACATACCTTCGGCTCCCGTTATATTTACGCACTCTTTGCAGGACAATTCCTGCAGGGTTTACAGAGCAGGTCCCTACGATCGGATATGCGAACTTACCGACGGCTACAGTTCCACGGTGCAGATTTCCGTAGTCCCTGAAATAGGGAATAAAACCGGGCATGATGAAGTAATTGTAACCATTAACGTCGTAAACGGCGGGCGTTTGCGTCCCCTTTTTTCCTCGGTCACATCTACTGGAAAACCCGTAAGATTTTCCTTGTCTCCCGGAACTTATGTTATTTCTGCTGCAATTGCCCCACTTCCACCGATTTATAAGTGCGTAAAGGCCGACTCTGATACCCGGGTCGTTATAGATCTCAACACCAACGATAATCCCTCATCTCAATCATTCTCTTGTACGATTTCCCCCACCCGTAACCGCAAAAGCCGGATCAACTCCCGGACTCCCACGACCTGCCCTAAAAGGGATAACCAGAAGAAGCTCAAAAGAGTAATTTCCCGATGGATTGGAGAACCGGAAGACACCGACGTGGTCGAAAAGCTGGCGTCCGTCGGACCTTCTGTCTTTAAGCTACTATCCGCAGTGGAGAATCTTCAAAAAGACGAAAAGGAGCTTACCAAAAAACTCATCTCTGTTACGCCGCCCAAAGAATTGGTAAGCGCCAACCCCCACAGGTTAATCGAGTACCTCCGCCACGTAAAAAACATTGCAGATCCGAAGATTCCGGGGCACATCTTCGAATTATTCCTGCTCAACCCCAGAATACTCGTGGAGCCAGTTGACTGGAAGCTACCGAAAATTTTCTCCTTACTGCCTCATCATAAAGGCGAAACTCTCTTTCAAAGGGCCATTGAGATAGGAAACATTCTCGAAGGGATCCGAATCCAGAAGTGCGCTCTTCTCCCTCCTGCCGTGACACCCTGGCAAATCTTAACTTCCGGGCTTGCATGCTCTGAGAGAGACAAAAAAATTGCAGCCGTCGCCCTTTTTCGGTCCGCCGGTCATCCTGCGGTTTTCATCGATTATGCAGAAGCCGTTGCCGTTTATCATGAGGGAACATGGTATGCCTTCAACCCTGATGATAAAAAAAATCCCCTACGCCCTCTACGCTTCGGTGAATTGGCCGTTAAATTTTCCGGTAACGAAAAATACTGTAGCTCCTCGCCCCCCTTACGATACCTGAGGGACTTCTGTCTTTCAAAATGGACGGGCCGCAGATTCCTCCCCGTCCGCGGTGCCGGGCCCGTGTGGAACAAGGATACCTGTTCCTACAACTTCACGCTTTTTCCCGGAATCTACGACCTT
- a CDS encoding DUF72 domain-containing protein, with product MISSEKPCVRVGTSGWNYRHWKEVFYPKGLSSRKWLEFYATHFNTVEVNATFYRTLPEKTFAGWYDRTPEGFLWSVKAPRKITHHLRLENAASLCKEFLNSLSPLREKLGPILFQLPPGLKYTPEKHRTFLELISRIPLAVIEPRNNTWFEDAVLEELKSHRIALCISHSGGRFPYLETITSNFAYLRLHGPKRLYASEYSLKDLEAWAGKIRAWNVPSFVYFNNDFNGYAVKNALQLLEILQQI from the coding sequence ATGATTTCCAGCGAAAAGCCCTGTGTACGAGTCGGGACTTCCGGCTGGAATTACCGACACTGGAAAGAAGTTTTTTACCCGAAAGGGCTTTCTTCGAGAAAATGGCTTGAGTTTTACGCAACCCACTTTAATACCGTGGAAGTGAACGCAACCTTTTACAGGACTCTGCCTGAGAAGACCTTTGCGGGCTGGTACGACCGCACCCCTGAGGGATTCCTGTGGTCCGTGAAAGCGCCAAGAAAAATCACGCATCATCTTCGCCTTGAAAATGCGGCCTCTCTCTGCAAGGAATTTCTCAACTCCCTCAGTCCTCTCAGAGAAAAACTTGGCCCAATTCTTTTTCAGCTACCGCCGGGCTTAAAATATACACCCGAAAAACACCGAACTTTCCTTGAACTTATATCCCGAATCCCCCTCGCCGTCATAGAGCCCCGCAACAATACGTGGTTTGAAGACGCCGTGCTTGAAGAGCTCAAATCTCACCGGATCGCCCTCTGCATCTCCCATTCAGGGGGACGATTTCCGTATCTCGAAACGATAACATCGAACTTTGCCTACCTTCGCCTCCACGGCCCCAAAAGACTATATGCTTCCGAATACAGCCTGAAGGATCTGGAAGCCTGGGCGGGCAAAATTCGGGCATGGAATGTGCCGAGCTTTGTGTATTTCAACAACGATTTCAACGGCTATGCCGTCAAAAATGCCTTGCAACTTCTCGAAATCCTGCAACAAATCTGA
- a CDS encoding ABC transporter substrate-binding protein, with product MKTFRIVILLTIGIMLTPGTPSSRSAVVFTDDTGTTLSLSSPARRVVPLYGAFLEMLMAIGAGDSIVARTRADSVIPGARHLPSVGTHMKPNLELIVSAKPDLVVLTTSQKGRISEILHLEKLGIPVAAFNPTDFESIFSTMIRLGIATGHEHEARMKVEEMRTKLRTFGEIVQKSGRKYTAFFEVREQPLTAAGTDSIVNQILQAAGLENIVKTPRKFIQFSVETLLSEDPDYYIIQKGPMNPNPSDPRSRPHIQRLKAVRENRVLIVDEYLFSRPGPSCVEAVGFLVERIYGARESVK from the coding sequence ATGAAAACTTTTAGAATAGTAATACTTCTTACCATCGGCATAATGCTTACGCCCGGTACGCCATCATCCCGGAGTGCCGTTGTTTTTACTGACGACACGGGAACCACCCTGAGCCTCTCATCGCCCGCGAGACGAGTCGTGCCTCTCTACGGGGCTTTTCTGGAGATGCTCATGGCCATCGGAGCAGGAGATTCAATCGTTGCAAGGACCAGGGCGGATTCGGTCATTCCCGGAGCAAGACATCTCCCATCGGTTGGAACCCACATGAAACCGAACCTGGAGCTCATAGTCTCGGCAAAGCCGGATCTGGTGGTGCTCACCACTTCCCAAAAAGGTCGAATCTCCGAAATCCTTCATCTGGAAAAGCTGGGAATTCCCGTAGCGGCTTTTAATCCCACCGATTTCGAATCCATCTTCTCCACAATGATCCGTCTTGGAATAGCCACCGGTCACGAGCACGAAGCGAGAATGAAAGTCGAAGAGATGAGAACAAAACTCAGGACTTTCGGGGAAATCGTACAAAAAAGCGGCAGAAAATATACGGCTTTTTTTGAGGTCAGGGAACAACCGCTCACCGCCGCAGGAACTGACTCCATAGTTAACCAGATACTGCAGGCAGCAGGGCTAGAAAATATAGTTAAAACGCCCAGGAAGTTCATACAATTCAGCGTGGAAACCCTTTTGTCCGAAGATCCTGACTACTACATCATTCAGAAGGGACCCATGAATCCAAATCCTTCGGATCCACGTAGCCGTCCCCATATCCAGAGGCTGAAGGCCGTAAGAGAAAACAGAGTATTGATCGTGGACGAATACCTTTTTTCACGCCCCGGCCCCAGCTGTGTAGAAGCCGTTGGTTTCCTCGTGGAACGGATATACGGCGCAAGGGAAAGCGTAAAATGA
- a CDS encoding Hsp20/alpha crystallin family protein, whose protein sequence is MATMRWSDRPSLFKPLEELERLRKEMDRLFETVMGRRAWPISGRVFPPVNITEDKDAYYIRAELPGVKADDIELSVEKDTVILGGERKAEEIQDVTYHRREREMGKFRRAIRLPGAFDPDKVEARFKNGILTITLPKSEEAKPRQITVKAE, encoded by the coding sequence ATGGCAACAATGAGGTGGTCCGATCGTCCGTCGCTTTTTAAGCCCCTGGAGGAACTCGAAAGGCTCAGGAAAGAAATGGATCGTCTTTTCGAAACAGTCATGGGCCGTAGAGCCTGGCCGATTTCAGGGAGGGTATTCCCCCCCGTAAACATAACCGAAGATAAGGACGCTTATTATATACGGGCAGAGCTTCCCGGAGTCAAGGCCGATGACATAGAGCTCTCCGTGGAGAAGGATACGGTTATTTTGGGCGGTGAGAGAAAAGCTGAAGAGATTCAGGATGTGACCTATCACAGAAGGGAAAGAGAGATGGGTAAATTCAGGAGAGCCATAAGGCTGCCCGGTGCCTTCGATCCTGACAAAGTGGAAGCCAGGTTCAAGAACGGGATCCTGACGATAACGCTTCCGAAGTCGGAAGAGGCCAAACCTCGTCAGATTACCGTAAAGGCGGAATAG
- a CDS encoding Hsp20/alpha crystallin family protein — translation MTSREMQVREKQEVKGQAESTRDVPVYIPNVDIYETSDALIVLADMPGVAPENVDIDVRDDTLTIRGTVDMPGKDENPVLVEYEVGDYYRQFTLGRAIDQSRIEASMKDGVLKLVLPKVDVAKPRKIEVKAG, via the coding sequence ATGACGAGCAGGGAAATGCAGGTTAGGGAGAAACAGGAAGTGAAGGGTCAGGCCGAAAGCACCAGGGATGTTCCCGTTTACATACCCAATGTGGATATCTACGAAACCAGCGATGCTCTGATTGTGCTGGCCGACATGCCGGGAGTTGCACCTGAAAACGTGGACATAGACGTCAGAGACGACACTCTTACGATACGTGGTACCGTTGACATGCCCGGTAAGGATGAAAATCCCGTTCTTGTGGAGTACGAAGTGGGCGATTATTACAGACAGTTCACTCTTGGCAGGGCTATAGATCAGTCCAGGATCGAGGCCTCGATGAAGGACGGTGTTCTTAAACTGGTGCTCCCCAAGGTCGACGTGGCAAAGCCGAGGAAGATAGAGGTAAAAGCTGGTTAA
- a CDS encoding recombinase family protein: MDDKITAVYLMVWKSELKPEDGNSFERPLAEQKAYLQKCMKERWKISPDENVQFYTNRRELFWDIERHRVKRLVVYSLDRLAATREELEGILFELDAEGIELLIANE; this comes from the coding sequence ATGGACGATAAGATCACAGCCGTTTACCTGATGGTCTGGAAATCAGAGCTCAAACCTGAAGACGGAAACAGCTTTGAGCGACCTCTGGCAGAGCAGAAAGCATATCTTCAGAAATGCATGAAGGAGCGATGGAAAATATCCCCCGATGAAAATGTACAGTTTTACACAAACAGAAGAGAACTCTTCTGGGACATAGAAAGACATAGAGTAAAGCGTCTGGTTGTGTACAGCCTTGACCGGCTTGCGGCCACCCGTGAAGAACTGGAAGGTATTCTTTTCGAGCTGGATGCGGAGGGGATTGAATTACTCATCGCAAATGAATAA
- a CDS encoding radical SAM protein, with protein sequence MTVLTRGLSFEQGPIRPPSEASSLLLRFTRNCPWNKCTFCPVYKGTPFERRSLREIKKDIDAVAQIIDEIKALSWSLGEGGEVTEPVVRAIMTSNTAGHCHRHVAAWLYWGTGHVFIQDANSLIMKTDDLAEALRYLKERIRGITRITSYARSSTLSRKSLEELKILKEAGLSRIHVGMESGSDKVLAFVKKGATAKQHVDAGLKVIEAGMTLSEYIMPGLGGKEMTFEHAVETARVLNEINPHFIRLRSLRIPPVVPLYEDVQKGRFTPLHDDEVVREIRIMIERLEGVTSTLTSDHIMNLLEEVQGTFPEDKPKMLAVIDEYLELPEHDKLLFRLGRRGGTLRSIRQIYDPDVRSRLEVALKELTTETGFDVETLIKELADRYI encoded by the coding sequence ATGACGGTACTGACGCGAGGTCTTTCCTTTGAACAGGGTCCAATAAGACCGCCCAGTGAGGCATCCAGTCTTCTGTTGCGTTTTACCCGTAATTGCCCCTGGAACAAGTGCACTTTCTGTCCCGTTTATAAGGGTACACCCTTTGAGCGCAGAAGCCTCAGGGAGATAAAGAAGGACATAGATGCAGTTGCGCAGATTATCGATGAAATAAAGGCTCTTTCCTGGTCTCTGGGTGAGGGTGGTGAGGTAACAGAGCCCGTTGTAAGGGCTATAATGACCAGCAATACCGCGGGTCACTGCCACCGGCACGTTGCCGCCTGGCTTTACTGGGGAACGGGACATGTGTTCATTCAGGATGCCAATAGCCTGATAATGAAGACCGATGATCTGGCCGAAGCATTGAGGTATCTTAAAGAAAGAATCAGAGGGATAACGCGAATTACTTCCTACGCAAGAAGCAGTACGCTTTCCCGAAAGAGCCTTGAGGAGCTTAAGATCCTCAAAGAGGCCGGGCTCAGTCGAATTCATGTGGGAATGGAAAGCGGTAGTGATAAAGTCCTTGCCTTTGTGAAGAAAGGCGCCACTGCAAAACAGCACGTCGATGCGGGGTTGAAAGTTATTGAAGCGGGTATGACTCTTTCTGAATACATAATGCCAGGGCTGGGCGGAAAAGAGATGACTTTTGAACATGCCGTTGAAACCGCAAGGGTCCTGAACGAAATAAATCCTCACTTTATAAGGCTCAGGAGTCTGAGGATTCCTCCCGTTGTACCTCTTTACGAAGATGTGCAAAAAGGCCGCTTTACTCCTCTGCATGATGACGAGGTGGTTCGTGAAATTCGCATAATGATAGAAAGACTTGAAGGGGTCACATCAACTCTCACCTCCGACCATATAATGAATCTCCTGGAAGAGGTTCAAGGTACCTTCCCGGAAGATAAGCCGAAAATGCTTGCTGTTATTGATGAGTATCTGGAGCTGCCGGAACATGATAAGCTTCTTTTCCGGCTGGGTAGGAGAGGCGGTACGCTGAGGAGCATTCGCCAGATTTACGACCCTGATGTAAGATCTCGCCTTGAAGTGGCACTGAAAGAGCTAACCACCGAAACGGGCTTCGATGTTGAGACGCTGATAAAGGAGCTTGCAGACAGATACATATGA
- a CDS encoding MarC family protein: MMDFRESLTYFFTTFISLFIIMDPIGNLPFFLMFTENYSREDQIKTAVTASLSAGIILLVFIIGGDAVLNFFHVSIPAFQIAGGFIFFLYALQMLHILPSSIKTSSKEEEDSLGKTHVALVPIGTPLLAGPGAITAVLVWRHSYGDAIYGWLLVLAVLLVCVITTVTFVFGNVLRKLLGLSGIGVISRIMGLLLAVLAVQFMVNGFLALQ, from the coding sequence ATGATGGACTTCAGAGAATCGCTTACCTACTTTTTTACCACTTTTATATCCCTTTTTATCATCATGGATCCCATAGGGAATCTGCCGTTTTTTCTGATGTTTACGGAAAATTACTCCCGGGAAGATCAGATAAAAACCGCCGTGACGGCATCCCTTTCGGCAGGTATTATTCTTCTGGTTTTCATCATAGGCGGTGACGCCGTGTTGAACTTCTTCCATGTGTCCATTCCCGCCTTTCAGATAGCCGGTGGGTTCATTTTTTTTCTATATGCCTTGCAGATGTTGCACATTCTGCCGAGTAGCATAAAAACGAGCTCCAAGGAAGAAGAGGACAGTCTTGGTAAAACCCATGTGGCTCTTGTGCCCATCGGTACCCCGCTTCTGGCAGGCCCCGGTGCAATCACTGCGGTTCTCGTGTGGCGTCATTCCTATGGCGATGCAATTTACGGCTGGTTACTGGTTCTGGCCGTTTTGCTCGTCTGCGTCATCACGACGGTTACCTTCGTGTTCGGAAATGTCCTGAGAAAGCTGTTGGGATTGAGCGGTATAGGCGTTATATCAAGGATAATGGGATTACTCCTTGCCGTGCTGGCAGTTCAATTTATGGTAAACGGATTTCTGGCCTTGCAATAG
- a CDS encoding TAXI family TRAP transporter solute-binding subunit, which produces MKGFTRFGVAVFAFLFALACSVPVIAGKVTFITIGTGGVTGVYYPAGGAISKMINAKKDVYNIRATVESTAGSVFNINAVMAGDLEFGIVQSDRQYQAYHGLAEWEGKPQKDLRAVFALHPEAVTLVAAADAGIKTFADLKGKRVNIGNPGSGQRQNSIDALTINGIDWQKDIIAEGLKAAEAPGMLQDGRIDAFFYTVGHPSGAIKEATAGARKVLFIAIPNVDKLCEKYPYYAPAFIPIKHYPDALNKEDVPTFGVKATFVTRADMPEDVVYAVTKEIFENLDKFKKLHPALEVLTKENMLQGLSAPLHPGAIKYYKEAGLMK; this is translated from the coding sequence ATGAAAGGATTTACGAGGTTTGGAGTGGCTGTTTTTGCGTTTTTGTTTGCTTTGGCCTGTTCCGTGCCGGTTATTGCCGGTAAGGTAACCTTTATAACCATAGGAACAGGTGGGGTAACCGGTGTTTATTATCCTGCGGGTGGCGCGATCAGCAAGATGATAAATGCCAAAAAAGATGTTTATAACATCAGAGCTACGGTGGAATCCACGGCTGGATCGGTTTTCAACATCAACGCGGTTATGGCGGGAGATCTGGAATTCGGTATTGTCCAGTCCGATCGTCAGTATCAGGCATACCACGGTCTTGCCGAATGGGAAGGGAAACCTCAGAAGGACCTGAGAGCCGTTTTTGCCCTGCACCCGGAAGCGGTCACCCTTGTTGCAGCGGCCGATGCCGGTATCAAGACCTTTGCAGACCTCAAGGGTAAGAGAGTAAACATCGGGAATCCCGGCTCCGGCCAGCGCCAGAATTCAATCGACGCTCTGACGATAAACGGCATAGACTGGCAGAAGGACATCATTGCCGAAGGGCTCAAGGCTGCGGAGGCTCCGGGAATGCTTCAGGATGGCCGAATTGATGCCTTCTTTTATACGGTGGGACATCCTTCCGGTGCGATTAAAGAAGCTACGGCAGGTGCCAGGAAAGTTCTCTTCATAGCCATTCCAAATGTGGACAAGCTCTGCGAAAAGTATCCCTACTATGCTCCGGCTTTCATTCCCATCAAGCATTATCCCGATGCTCTCAATAAGGAAGATGTTCCTACCTTTGGCGTTAAGGCGACCTTCGTTACGAGGGCAGACATGCCTGAAGATGTTGTTTATGCCGTTACCAAGGAGATCTTTGAAAATCTAGATAAGTTTAAGAAGCTTCACCCGGCTCTTGAAGTTCTTACAAAGGAGAATATGTTGCAGGGTCTGAGTGCTCCGCTTCATCCCGGTGCAATCAAATATTACAAAGAGGCGGGGTTGATGAAGTAG
- a CDS encoding TRAP transporter permease, whose translation MVRAWARPDVETTEGIEKARAIASEESGRFRTPTGMSGYIVPVLAVGWCLFQLSISSWLLLESTYIRSIHLAFAMAITFFGYPAFRKTFNKGFMKFISPPDRIPLIDWIMAFVAAAAALYIAVDYEGVSMRMGMPNQRDIIFGVLLVVTLLEATRRTVGPALVVVAVAFTAYCFLGPYMPGVLAFKGTSLSRYITQISLSTEGIYGIPLSVSARIVFYFVFFGAMLERAGAGRYFIELAMSLLGGFKGGPAKAAIVGSALTGMVSGSSVANIVTTGTFTIPLMKSVGYPPKKAAAIEVAASTDGQLAPPIMGAAAFIIAEYLSVAYIDVIKAAAIPAFASYAALFWIVHIEASKLGLKGLPREQLPRFWETLKSGIHFLLPLTVLVYELVIPRHTPELAAFRAIIVLVAIIIIRAIVIALREGESVKYHLIHAGRLLVESMVAGSKNMVTVAIATSAAGIIVGVVTMGLGGLITELVAALSRGNILLMLIITAVASLILGMGLPTTATYIVMASLTAPAIVHVGAMNGFEVPLMAAHLFCFFFGILADDTPPVGLAAYAASAIANSEPIPTGLQGFTYDLRTAILPFMFIFNHDLILHNVNSIPQALLIFATACIGNFAFASATQGWFVTRNKFYEVPLLLAVTLIMMRPDLIASWVGVPYEQRYFMYIPGIVLWILVMIMQKLRARRTNS comes from the coding sequence ATGGTACGGGCATGGGCACGACCGGATGTGGAAACGACCGAGGGAATAGAAAAAGCCAGGGCTATTGCATCTGAAGAGAGTGGTCGGTTTCGTACTCCCACGGGTATGTCCGGATACATCGTTCCGGTGCTGGCCGTAGGATGGTGTCTTTTCCAGCTATCGATTTCCAGCTGGCTTTTGCTTGAAAGCACTTATATTCGGTCAATTCATCTTGCTTTTGCGATGGCCATTACCTTTTTCGGTTATCCGGCCTTTCGGAAGACCTTTAACAAGGGGTTTATGAAGTTCATATCTCCGCCGGATAGGATACCGCTGATTGACTGGATTATGGCCTTTGTTGCGGCTGCTGCGGCCCTTTACATTGCAGTGGATTATGAAGGCGTTTCCATGCGCATGGGAATGCCGAATCAGAGGGATATTATTTTTGGCGTTCTTCTGGTCGTCACGCTTCTTGAGGCTACCAGGAGAACGGTTGGTCCCGCACTTGTTGTTGTTGCTGTTGCTTTTACGGCTTATTGCTTCCTGGGTCCTTACATGCCGGGGGTGCTGGCTTTCAAGGGAACGTCCCTTTCTCGCTACATAACCCAGATTAGTCTTTCTACCGAGGGAATATACGGAATACCTCTGAGCGTTTCCGCCAGAATAGTTTTTTATTTTGTTTTCTTCGGCGCCATGCTCGAAAGGGCCGGCGCGGGAAGGTATTTTATTGAGCTTGCCATGAGCCTTCTGGGCGGGTTCAAAGGAGGTCCGGCCAAGGCTGCCATTGTAGGGAGCGCTCTTACCGGAATGGTTTCGGGATCAAGTGTTGCTAACATAGTGACCACGGGAACCTTCACAATCCCGCTCATGAAAAGCGTTGGATATCCGCCCAAAAAGGCTGCCGCCATAGAGGTTGCGGCGAGTACGGACGGTCAGCTTGCACCTCCAATCATGGGGGCCGCAGCCTTCATCATTGCCGAATACCTCAGCGTGGCCTACATTGACGTCATTAAGGCTGCTGCCATACCGGCCTTTGCCTCCTATGCGGCGCTTTTCTGGATTGTTCATATTGAGGCCTCAAAGCTGGGATTAAAGGGGCTTCCCAGGGAGCAGCTCCCCAGATTCTGGGAAACTTTAAAAAGTGGAATACATTTTCTTTTGCCTTTAACCGTTCTGGTCTATGAACTGGTGATACCCAGACACACTCCTGAACTGGCGGCTTTCCGTGCCATAATCGTTCTGGTTGCTATTATTATCATAAGAGCGATTGTCATTGCTCTCAGAGAAGGCGAGTCCGTAAAGTATCATCTGATCCATGCCGGCCGCCTGCTGGTTGAAAGTATGGTGGCCGGAAGCAAAAATATGGTTACCGTTGCCATTGCCACATCTGCGGCGGGGATAATTGTAGGTGTCGTGACCATGGGACTCGGGGGCCTCATCACCGAGCTTGTTGCGGCCCTTTCCAGAGGAAATATCCTTCTTATGCTGATAATTACCGCCGTTGCCTCGCTGATCCTGGGTATGGGGCTTCCGACAACTGCTACCTACATAGTTATGGCTTCTCTGACCGCCCCTGCCATCGTCCATGTGGGAGCCATGAACGGCTTTGAGGTTCCGCTGATGGCTGCTCATCTTTTCTGCTTCTTTTTCGGCATTCTTGCAGATGATACCCCGCCTGTGGGGCTTGCGGCTTACGCCGCCTCGGCTATAGCCAATTCGGAACCCATCCCTACGGGGTTGCAGGGGTTTACCTATGATCTGCGCACGGCAATTCTGCCTTTTATGTTTATTTTTAACCACGACCTGATCCTGCATAATGTAAACAGCATTCCGCAGGCTCTTTTGATCTTTGCCACGGCCTGTATCGGAAATTTCGCCTTTGCATCGGCCACTCAGGGGTGGTTTGTTACCAGGAACAAATTCTACGAGGTGCCCCTCCTTCTTGCGGTGACTCTTATAATGATGAGGCCTGATCTGATAGCTTCCTGGGTGGGCGTTCCCTACGAGCAGAGATACTTTATGTACATACCCGGTATCGTATTATGGATTCTTGTGATGATCATGCAGAAATTAAGAGCCCGACGGACGAATTCGTAG
- a CDS encoding 3-keto-5-aminohexanoate cleavage protein codes for MEKLIITVALTGNVPTKEMNPNLPVTPEEIAQDVRRCADAGAVLFHVHARDEQGRPTLDVNVFKRIVRAIKEVAPDVIIQLSTGGRAGRDWDARVAPVRLLPEMASFTTGSNNLPGIVYENPPQFLEYLAKVFNETGVKPEIEVFEAGMINNALFLSKKGWIHPPFHFDFVLGAPGALPGSVKILQFLVDLIPAGSTWSVAGIGRAEIPLATAAIVMGGHVRVGLEDNLYMPDGSLASNPGLVEKVVRIAREVGRDIATPDEARAILSLPPERKNRILEML; via the coding sequence ATGGAAAAATTGATAATAACCGTCGCCCTTACGGGTAACGTTCCGACCAAAGAAATGAATCCAAACCTTCCGGTTACGCCCGAAGAAATAGCTCAGGACGTAAGGCGATGTGCCGATGCCGGAGCGGTACTGTTTCACGTCCATGCCCGCGATGAACAGGGGAGACCCACACTGGACGTGAATGTTTTTAAAAGGATCGTCAGGGCCATAAAGGAAGTTGCCCCCGACGTAATCATTCAGCTTTCCACAGGGGGTAGGGCAGGTAGAGACTGGGATGCCCGTGTTGCCCCGGTGAGGCTTCTCCCCGAGATGGCTTCTTTTACGACGGGTTCCAATAACCTCCCCGGCATAGTTTACGAAAATCCGCCTCAGTTTCTGGAATATCTCGCAAAGGTCTTCAACGAAACGGGTGTTAAACCCGAAATAGAAGTTTTTGAAGCCGGAATGATCAACAATGCTCTCTTTTTGAGCAAGAAAGGGTGGATTCATCCGCCCTTTCATTTCGATTTCGTGCTTGGAGCGCCGGGGGCTCTACCTGGCTCGGTCAAGATTTTACAGTTTCTGGTCGATCTAATTCCCGCCGGTTCCACATGGTCTGTTGCCGGAATAGGAAGGGCGGAAATTCCTCTGGCAACTGCGGCCATTGTTATGGGAGGCCACGTTCGTGTGGGCCTTGAGGACAATCTCTACATGCCCGACGGGAGCCTTGCCAGCAATCCCGGTCTTGTGGAAAAGGTCGTTCGAATCGCCAGAGAGGTTGGCCGCGATATAGCCACTCCCGACGAAGCACGTGCCATTCTGTCCTTGCCGCCAGAAAGAAAAAATCGCATACTGGAGATGCTGTGA